In Janthinobacterium agaricidamnosum NBRC 102515 = DSM 9628, the DNA window AAAAACGCAAAATTTTTAAATTGAAACAAATACATATAGTTGATAGATGACAACAAATCATGCCTCTCTCTGCGGCCCAACTTCATGCGTGATAAATGTTTTAAATTTAATCATTCAAGCCCGGCGTTTTTTCGGCAATCCGGCCATTCGCAAGGCTTGGCGACAGCCGCCAGGAGCAATACCGACACATGGAAATAGATTTATTTTAAATAACTTTTTAATCCAATTTTCCCGGAAATTTGTATAGACAACTTTTTGCAAAAATGAAGATTTTAAATATAAAAAAAGCCCCGCTGCGGGGGCTGGTTTGATACCAACGGTGATGCGTTCGGCCGCTTTCGGCGGCTGAAACAGCATCACGGCGTGATATTACGGCCGGAAAACGGCCATCGACGGGCCGCCAATCATCGATATTGGCGCGCCGGGGAATTCAAGTGAAGCAGGCCGATAGGCCGGATTTTGTTACGGCGCAAGCTCTTGCGAACCCGCGCTATGACAGCCATTCCTCTAGGCGCCTGATTACTCAGGCGCTCAAGCTTTCTACCCGCACGCTCCGCGAGCAGCATCATCGCGTGCCTATTTGAAATTGCACCAGGTGGAGGTTACCGCGTTTCACCGTAACTGAATACGCTCGTCTCTGTGGCCCTATTCCTCGCCTTATACCTTGGGCTTGCGCTTGCGGCTTTCAGCGGACGGCCGTTAACCGTCACCCCGCTCTATGGAGTCCGGACCTTCCTCCCGCCGGCGCATTGCTGCGCCAGCCAGCGACTGTCTGGCCTGCTTCACCCGCATTGTACCGCGCCGCGGCACCATTCTGCAAAGACCAGGCGCGACGGGGGTGCATGACACTGGCACCGGACGCGATTGAATGTGAAATTTGGTGTCGCCATTTCAAAAGCCCGGCAAAACCGGCTCACATAGAATGGCAGCAGCCGACGTCCATATGGATCAGCCATAGCGGCGCCGATTCCCCACTGCGATCCTTTTAAAAGAACCGACCATGACACAACCTTCCCGTACCGGCGGCCAGATCCTGGTCGACGCCCTGCAAGTCCACGGCGTCGACACCGCTTTTGGCGTACCTGGCGAAAGCTATCTCGACGTGCTCGACGCGCTGCATGATTCCGGCATCCGCTTCATCATCAACCGCCAGGAAGGCGGCGCCGCGTTCATGGCGGAAGCCTATGGCAAGCTGACCGGCAAGCCAGGCATCTGCTTCGTCACGCGCGGCCCGGGCGCCACCAACGCGTCGATCGGCGTGCATACGGCTTACCAGGATTCGACGCCGATGATCTTGTTCATCGGCCAGGTCGGCAACGATTTCATGGACCGCGAAGCCTTCCAGGAAGTCGATTACCGGCGCATGTATGGCCAAATGGCCAAATGGGTCACGCAAATCGACCGCGCCGAGCGGATTCCCGAATACCTGGCGCGCGCCTTCCAGGTCGCCACCAGCGGCCGCCCCGGCCCGGTGGTGCTGGCCTTGCCGGAAGACATGCTCATCACGCTGGCCAGCGTGGCCGACACCCGCCCTTACCAGCCGGTGCAGGCGTCGCCGTCGGCGGCCCAGATCGGACAATTGCGCGCCATGCTGGCGACAGCGAAAAATCCGCTGGTCCTGTTGGGCGGCACGGTCTGGACCGAGCGCGCCTGCGCCGACCTGCAACGCTTCGCCGAAGCCAACGCCTTGCCGGTGGCATGCGCCTTCCGCTTCCAGGACTTGCTCGACAATGCGCACCCGAACTATGTCGGCGACGTCGGCATCGGCATCAACCCGACACTGGCGGCACGTATCAGGAATGCCGACCTGATCCTGGCGATCGGGCCGCGCCTCGGCGAAATGACCACCAGCGGCTACACGCTGATCGCCGCACCGGTGCCGCAGCAGCGGCTGGTGCATTTCCATGCCGACGCGGAAGAACTGGGCAGCGTGTACCAGGCTGAACTGATGATCAACAGCGGCATGCCGCAAGCGGCCGCGATGCTGGCCGCGATGGAACCGGTGGATGCGGGCGCATGGCGCCATACGGTGGCCGAAGCGCGGGCCGAGCTGGCCGCGTGGCAACAGCAGCCGCCGGTATTCCACGATGGCGCCGCGCCGCTGAATTTGTGGCAAGTGGTGCAAGACATCATGGCGCAAGCGCCGCGCGACACCATCATCACCAATGGCGCCGGCAATTACGCGTCGTGGGCGCACCGCTTTTACCGTTATGGCGGCATGCGCAC includes these proteins:
- a CDS encoding thiamine pyrophosphate-binding protein — its product is MTQPSRTGGQILVDALQVHGVDTAFGVPGESYLDVLDALHDSGIRFIINRQEGGAAFMAEAYGKLTGKPGICFVTRGPGATNASIGVHTAYQDSTPMILFIGQVGNDFMDREAFQEVDYRRMYGQMAKWVTQIDRAERIPEYLARAFQVATSGRPGPVVLALPEDMLITLASVADTRPYQPVQASPSAAQIGQLRAMLATAKNPLVLLGGTVWTERACADLQRFAEANALPVACAFRFQDLLDNAHPNYVGDVGIGINPTLAARIRNADLILAIGPRLGEMTTSGYTLIAAPVPQQRLVHFHADAEELGSVYQAELMINSGMPQAAAMLAAMEPVDAGAWRHTVAEARAELAAWQQQPPVFHDGAAPLNLWQVVQDIMAQAPRDTIITNGAGNYASWAHRFYRYGGMRTQLAPTNGAMGYGLPAGVAAKIAAPERTVITFAGDGEYMMNGQELATAVQYRAGLVVIVFNNQMYGTIRMHQERDYPGRVSGTTLHNPDFAALAQAYGGHGEVIDTTEQFAAALARALAFANEKQLPALIELRYDGNLITPNTTLDSIRRNAEAALAAR